A section of the Neorhizobium galegae bv. orientalis str. HAMBI 540 genome encodes:
- a CDS encoding lysylphosphatidylglycerol synthase transmembrane domain-containing protein translates to MKNSPVASRAWIIRHAMTLGTVSIILVYAAFIQWVWGWQSVVSLWSSAGWGSAAIALVLLLGTYVLRTWRIYDYFPAETGGHFGTLLRLVQVHNLLNIMLPFRTGEASFPLLMKREFGLGVARGTAALFVMRLFDLHALLAAAGTGLALQTGKLWAWALWLAFLILPAIAFALRGQAFRLAAKVLPDKAKKLLDEVEAGLPLDAKAFARAWGATLINWFTKIAVLAWVLGLLGGLSTAASFGGALGGELSSVLPVHAPAGVGTYPAGITAGAIAFGAGTAGLPLAELGQAAVNTHLLVIISSLVGTALSLLVARPTRDRG, encoded by the coding sequence ATGAAGAATTCTCCGGTTGCCAGCCGGGCGTGGATAATTCGCCACGCGATGACGCTCGGAACGGTGTCGATCATCCTCGTCTACGCCGCTTTCATCCAGTGGGTCTGGGGCTGGCAGAGCGTCGTGTCTTTGTGGAGCAGCGCCGGCTGGGGCTCAGCGGCAATAGCGCTCGTGCTGCTGCTCGGTACCTATGTCCTGCGCACCTGGCGTATCTACGACTATTTCCCGGCCGAAACCGGCGGTCATTTCGGCACGCTGCTGAGGCTCGTCCAGGTCCATAACCTGTTGAACATCATGCTGCCCTTCCGCACCGGCGAGGCGAGCTTTCCGCTGCTGATGAAGCGTGAATTCGGCCTCGGCGTCGCCCGCGGAACCGCCGCGCTGTTCGTCATGCGCCTCTTCGACCTGCATGCCCTGCTCGCCGCTGCCGGCACCGGGCTGGCGCTGCAGACGGGAAAACTCTGGGCCTGGGCACTCTGGCTCGCCTTCCTCATCCTTCCCGCCATCGCCTTCGCGCTGCGCGGCCAAGCATTCCGTCTTGCGGCCAAGGTTCTGCCGGACAAGGCGAAAAAGCTGCTCGACGAGGTCGAAGCCGGCCTGCCGCTCGATGCGAAAGCCTTCGCCCGCGCCTGGGGCGCGACGCTGATCAACTGGTTCACCAAGATTGCCGTGCTCGCCTGGGTGCTTGGCCTGCTCGGCGGCTTGTCTACCGCTGCAAGCTTCGGCGGCGCCCTCGGCGGCGAACTCTCTTCGGTGCTTCCCGTCCACGCCCCCGCCGGCGTCGGCACCTATCCCGCCGGCATCACCGCCGGCGCCATCGCCTTCGGCGCCGGCACGGCCGGGCTGCCCTTGGCGGAACTCGGCCAAGCGGCAGTCAACACGCATCTGCTGGTGATCATCTCGTCGCTGGTGGGGACGGCGCTGTCCTTGCTGGTGGCGCGGCCGACACGCGATCGCGGCTAG
- a CDS encoding type II toxin-antitoxin system VapC family toxin, with product MTTFVVDASVVIKWVIQETGTSEALSLLDGNALIAPDLILVECANILWKKVRRRELSAVEAHFGARLIEGSDLQLREMLPILNASLELAIELDHPAYDCIYLALALKENLRFVTADESLIRKLRQSADKRLRDMAVSLSELA from the coding sequence GTGACGACCTTCGTCGTCGACGCAAGCGTCGTCATCAAATGGGTCATCCAGGAGACAGGGACTTCCGAGGCGCTGTCCCTACTCGACGGCAATGCGCTGATTGCCCCGGATCTGATCCTTGTCGAATGCGCCAACATCCTCTGGAAGAAGGTACGGCGGAGAGAGCTTTCCGCCGTAGAGGCACATTTCGGCGCCCGGCTCATCGAGGGCTCGGACCTGCAATTGCGAGAAATGCTACCGATCTTGAACGCCAGTCTCGAACTCGCGATCGAACTCGATCATCCGGCTTATGACTGCATCTATCTGGCCCTTGCGCTGAAGGAAAACCTTCGCTTCGTCACTGCGGATGAAAGCCTCATTCGCAAGCTGCGGCAAAGCGCCGACAAGAGACTTCGGGACATGGCGGTATCGCTGAGCGAACTGGCCTAG
- a CDS encoding type II toxin-antitoxin system VapB family antitoxin, translated as MRMSLNIDDDLLNEAKEITGLPTTATVEEILHHLVTNERRRRAFKELEGMGWDGPHHSRPTFETLASEFRALTANRDHTPSEMLMREGRQER; from the coding sequence ATGCGCATGTCCTTAAATATCGACGACGACCTCTTGAACGAGGCGAAGGAAATCACCGGCTTGCCGACGACGGCAACCGTGGAGGAGATCCTTCATCATCTGGTCACGAACGAACGCCGACGCCGCGCTTTCAAGGAGCTTGAAGGCATGGGCTGGGATGGCCCTCATCACAGCCGGCCGACCTTCGAGACCCTGGCATCCGAATTTCGAGCCCTGACCGCCAATCGCGACCATACGCCCTCCGAAATGCTGATGCGCGAAGGACGCCAAGAACGGTGA